GTTATTGCCGACTAAACGTAAAGTCATATTCTGCTCATTTACTTTGAGTTGCATCACTTGGTCTAAATACATGTCAGAGTAACCTTTGTAATAGACTTTACCTAAATTTGTCTCAAGCACTTGATCGTAATCATGTAGATCAGCTTCTTTAGGAGCTACGACTAATTGGAATGCTTGATTGAGTGAGCAGACTCCCACTTTTGAAAACGGTCCGACTCCATCGTCAAAATCCAATAATATAACTGCATTTTTATCG
This window of the Ligilactobacillus faecis genome carries:
- a CDS encoding iron-sulfur cluster biosynthesis family protein encodes the protein MQLTITKEAEAKLKPYFDDKNAVILLDFDDGVGPFSKVGVCSLNQAFQLVVAPKEADLHDYDQVLETNLGKVYYKGYSDMYLDQVMQLKVNEQNMTLRLVGNNSGDLTPVLNVIDLRA